In Nitrosomonas ureae, the sequence ATCAAGAATCCCTCATCCTTCAATCAAGCCAAAAGCTTGGCCATACTCGGACTTTCTCTCGGTTTCTGTCTATGGTTCGTCGGATTTATGACGATTGGCGGAGAATGGTTTTTAATGTGGCAATCGGAAGTTGCCAATGGCCAGCAAGCTGCATTCCGTCTGGTGATAATTGCTGCCATTACTCTTATTTACCTCACCCAGAAAGACGAAGACAATCATCGTTAAAGACTTCTGAAAGGCTACTTGTACTCTGTGAAAGTGGTACAAATTTTATATCGATATCAACACGAGCAAGATCTTGTGCAGATTCCCAACAAGAAAATCAGGATAACAATGCATCAATCCCAGCCTGAGCGATTTGTGCATCCTGAAAAGATCTTACGCCGCTGATTCCGATTGCACCCACAAATTGATTATTAACAACGATGGGCAACCCGCCTTCAATCGGCAAGGTGCCAGGTAAATTCAGATAACGCAATTGCCCTTCCGCAATATTGTCTTCCCATACCTTGGTCGGGCGGCGAAAAGCTATCGCAGCACACGCTTTTTCAATTGCCACACCTATACTACCGTACTGTGCGTGGTCTAGACGTTGCAAGTAAAGCAAATGCCCCCCATCATCTACAATTGCAATGACAACCGGCCATTTATTGCACATTGCTTCGGATTCTGCACCTGCCGCCATTTTTTTGGCGTCGTCCAATGTAAGAATTATTTTGTCAGCGGTCATATGATTTCTAAAGGCACTCTTCTATTGATTAAATTCCGGCGCCCCCCTCAAATACCTCCTGACGCATTTGCGCCTGAGAGATATTACTGCCCGGTGGCACGCTTCGCGTCAGCCATACATTGCCGCCAATCGTCGAACCTCGACCTATGGTTATCCGTCCCAAAATTGTAGCTCCGGCATAAATCACCACGTCATCTTCCACAATAGGGTGGCGCAAATTGCCTTTCACCAAGGTTCCATTCTCATCTACCGGAAAACGTTTGGCACCCAGCGTAACCGCCTGATACAGACGAACATTCTGCCCAATAATAGCAGTCTCTCCAATTACCACACCGGTACCATGATCGATAAAGAAACTGCCGCCAATCTGTGCACCTGGATGAATTTCAATACCGGTGGCAGAGTGCGCAATTTCTGAAATCATGCGCGCAATCAGAGGCACCCCCAAACCGTGCAAAACATGCGCCAACCGATAATGCGTAATTGCCATGATGCCAGGATAACAAACCAGTACTTCATCCACATTGCGCGCCGCCGGATCACCTTCATACGCTGCTTTAATATCGGTTTCCAGCAAACTTCGGACCTCCGGCAAACGTTTTGCAAACGCCTGCGTAATCGCTACCGATTGTGCACGATCCTGATCGCCCAGAACCTCCAAACCAGAGTTATAGTGCAATTCATGCTGAATCTGCACCATCAATTCACGCAATGTCATATTCAGGGTATGTCCAACATAATGATCGATACCCTCATCAGCCAACTCAGATGAACCCAGGCGATTAGGAAACATAGCCGCACTCAGGCCCTCTGCAACACTCGCCAGAATCCTGCGTGACGGTAGTCTGGGCGGACGATCATGTCGGTTACGACTTTCCAACGAAGCCAGACGCAACGCACGCAGCTCCGCCACGATACTATCAACATTCAAATAGGTACTACGCAACAAAAGATCGCGCGTTCTCTTGCTAGTGTTCACTATGCTGTCAGGCCCTGTTCGTCAAACATACGTTCAAACAGAATACCGCTTAGGTAACGCTCAGCGGAATCCGGTAAAATCACTACAATAGTTTTTCCCTTATTCCGGGCAAGCTTAGCATGACGTACTGCCGCCGCCACAGCCGCACCGCAGGAAATTCCGGCCAGAATACCTTCTTCGCGCGCTAAGCGCCGCGCATAAAGCATCGCTTCTTCATTGGTCACTTGCTCGATTTCATCCACCAGTGAAAGATCCAGGTTATCAGGCACAAAACCAGCTCCAATACCTTGAATCTTATGGGGGCCTGGCGCCAATGAAACTCCCGCCCGCTTTTGCGACAATACCGCACTCGCCGCAGGCTCAACTGCCACTGAAGTGATGGCTTTGCCTTTGGTTTTTTTGATATAACGAGAAACGCCGGTAATCGTGCCACCCGTACCCACGCCTGCTACAAAAATATCGACCGCACCATCCGTATCGCTCCATATTTCCGGCCCGGTGGTTTTTTCATGAATTTCAGGATTAGCGGGGTTCTTGAACTGTTGCAACAACACATAGCGATCCGGGTCAGCGGCAATAATTTCTTCCGCCTTCGCCAAAGCTCCCTTCATACCCTGTACACCTTCGGTTAATTCCAGCTTGGCACCCAATGCAATTAACAACTTACGTCGCTCCACACTCATCGTTTCCGGCATTGTCAAGGTCAACGGAATTCCTCGTGCAGCTGCCACGAATGCCAGCGCAATCCCGGTATTACCGCTCGTAGGTTCAAGAATTTCCTTTCCCGGCC encodes:
- a CDS encoding GlcG/HbpS family heme-binding protein encodes the protein MTADKIILTLDDAKKMAAGAESEAMCNKWPVVIAIVDDGGHLLYLQRLDHAQYGSIGVAIEKACAAIAFRRPTKVWEDNIAEGQLRYLNLPGTLPIEGGLPIVVNNQFVGAIGISGVRSFQDAQIAQAGIDALLS
- the epsC gene encoding serine O-acetyltransferase EpsC, with protein sequence MNTSKRTRDLLLRSTYLNVDSIVAELRALRLASLESRNRHDRPPRLPSRRILASVAEGLSAAMFPNRLGSSELADEGIDHYVGHTLNMTLRELMVQIQHELHYNSGLEVLGDQDRAQSVAITQAFAKRLPEVRSLLETDIKAAYEGDPAARNVDEVLVCYPGIMAITHYRLAHVLHGLGVPLIARMISEIAHSATGIEIHPGAQIGGSFFIDHGTGVVIGETAIIGQNVRLYQAVTLGAKRFPVDENGTLVKGNLRHPIVEDDVVIYAGATILGRITIGRGSTIGGNVWLTRSVPPGSNISQAQMRQEVFEGGAGI
- the cysK gene encoding cysteine synthase A, translating into MANWFKDNSLSIGPTPLVRLNRVIDNAPAVVLGKIEGRNPSYSVKCRIGVAMIDDAERRGLLGPGKEILEPTSGNTGIALAFVAAARGIPLTLTMPETMSVERRKLLIALGAKLELTEGVQGMKGALAKAEEIIAADPDRYVLLQQFKNPANPEIHEKTTGPEIWSDTDGAVDIFVAGVGTGGTITGVSRYIKKTKGKAITSVAVEPAASAVLSQKRAGVSLAPGPHKIQGIGAGFVPDNLDLSLVDEIEQVTNEEAMLYARRLAREEGILAGISCGAAVAAAVRHAKLARNKGKTIVVILPDSAERYLSGILFERMFDEQGLTA